A genome region from Eurosta solidaginis isolate ZX-2024a chromosome 2, ASM4086904v1, whole genome shotgun sequence includes the following:
- the LOC137242672 gene encoding protein C10 gives MSYLVNFSNDTAKQILIEIIRTVNQPENSKKLSEAKASAGKEMLLMMQHVFPLVMQLQTDVIKTYGFPGNREGLVQFSQLVREMEREDVEIARLRSQIRAIYLPPIAINTTNDILI, from the coding sequence ATGTCATACCTAGTGAATTTCAGCAACGACACTGCCAAGCAAATTCTCATTGAAATCATACGCACAGTGAATCAACCGGAGAACTCCAAGAAGCTGTCGGAAGCGAAGGCATCCGCTGGCAAGGAAATGTTACTCATGATGCAACATGTCTTCCCACTCGTCATGCAGCTACAAACAGATGTTATCAAAACTTATGGATTCCCAGGAAATCGAGAAGGACTTGTACAATTCTCACAGCTAGTACGTGAAATGGAACGTGAAGATGTAGAGATAGCAAGGTTACGTAGTCAGATACGAGCCATTTACTTGCCGCCCATAGCTATAAATACAACAAATGATATTTTAATATAA